In one Oryza glaberrima chromosome 2, OglaRS2, whole genome shotgun sequence genomic region, the following are encoded:
- the LOC127761260 gene encoding protein RGF1 INDUCIBLE TRANSCRIPTION FACTOR 1-like translates to MGMRPGWVGGLVEESFFVGCPAHESRKKNEKNIFCLACCTSICPHCAPSHRHHPLLQVRRYVYNDVVRLGDLEKLIECSYVQPYTINSAKVIFLKPRPQSRPFKGSGNVCLTCDRILQEPFHFCSLSCKVDHVMVHGGGDLSDIILLHPHHHPNTAAAAAASAFPRFEDLCVGADDDAVAITAVTPEGRYGGGGGGSSDNGGGGGGGGEAGEVKRKKKKGGGFFPQILGLGSRRKGAPHRSPLS, encoded by the exons ATGGGGATGAGGCCGGGTTGGGTAGGCGGGCTGGTGGAGGAGAGCTTCTTCGTGGGTTGCCCAGCGCACGAGAGCCGGAAGAAGAACGAGAAGAACATCTTCTGCCTCGCCTGCTGCACCAGCATCTGCCCTCACTGCGCCCCCTCCCATCGCCACCACCCTCTCCTCCAG GTGCGGCGGTACGTGTACAATGACGTCGTCCGCCTCGGCGACCTCGAGAAGCTCATCGAATGCTCCTACGTCCAG CCGTACACGATCAACAGCGCGAAGGTGATATTCCTGAAGCCGAGGCCGCAGTCGAGGCCGTTCAAGGGGTCAGGCAACGTGTGCCTCACCTGCGACCGCATCCTGCAGGAGCCCTTCCACTTCTGCTCCCTCTCCTGCAAGGTGGACCACGTCAtggtccacggcggcggcgacctctccgacatcatcctcctccacccccaccaccaccccaacaccgccgccgccgccgccgcctcggccttcCCCCGTTTCGAGGACCTCTGTGTCGGCGCCGACGATGATGCTGTCGCTATCACCGCCGTCACGCCAGAAGGACGTtatggtggcggcggtggtgggtcTAGTGAtaatggcggcggtggtggcggtggcggcgaggcgggggaggtgaagaggaagaagaagaaggggggaGGGTTCTTCCCCCAGATTTTGGGGCTGGGGAGTAGGAGGAAGGGTGCACCCCACAGATCACCCCTGTCCTAA